In Blastopirellula marina, the genomic stretch TACTTCGCGCTGTTGCGTGTGGAAGCAGTTAACTATCAGGACCCGAACGTCGCGGCCCAGAAGGTCTTTTTCGACGACCTGACGCCACTGCATCCGGACGATCGGATCCGCATGGAAACGACCCCAGACGAATACAGCGGACGCATTATAGACCTGATCGTGCCGATCGGTTTCGGTCAGCGTGGCCTGATCGTCAGCCCACCGCGGGCCGGTAAGACGATCATGATGCAGAACATGGCCAAGGCCGTTCTCACGAACTACCCCGACGCCTACTGCATTATGCTGCTGATCGACGAACGTCCCGAGGAAGTAACCGACATGGAGCGGCAGGTCAAAGGACCCAACTGCGAAGTGATCAGTTCGACCTTCGACGAACCGCCGTCGCGTCACGTGCAAGTGGCCGAAATGGTCATCGAAAAAGCCAAGCGTATGGTCGAGTTCGGGACCGACGTGGTCATCTTCCTCGACTCGATCACGCGATTGGCTCGGGCCTGGAATAGCGAATGTCCCCCTTCGGGCAAGCTGCTTTCCGGTGGTCTGGATGCCAACGCCTTGCAACGCCCCAAACGCTTCCTCGGCTCGGCCCGTAAGGTCGAAGAGGGGGGCTCGCTGACGATTATCGCCACAGCCCTGGTCGACACCGGCAGCCGCATGGACGACGTGATCTTCGAAGAGTTCAAGGGAACCGGTAACCAGGAAATCGTGCTCGATCGCCGTATGGTCGACCGTCGCATTTACCCGGCCATCGACATCAACGCCAGCGGTACCCGCCGCGAAGAGATGCTGATGGATCCCGAAGAATACCGCCGCGTGTGCATCCTGCGTCGCGTACTCAACGAAATGAACCCGCCCGACGCGATGGAGTTCCTGCTTGGTCATATGAGCAAGAACAAGACCAACGCCGAGTTTCTGATGAGCATGAATGTGCAGTAAGGCACACTTCACGCTGACCGCGTTCCAACGAATCCTGTCCCCTCTCCCTTCCCAAGGGAGAGGGCTAGGGTGAGGGTTGGGAAGCGGGTACCATTTTGGCCCCTCACCCTAACCCTCTCCCCCAAGGGGCGAGGGGACCCGAGTTTGGTCTCTCTCACCTCCGTGCAATTCCCGAATTGAGATTACCGTGCCTAACATCTTCTCCGGAACCGATTACCGTCCGACGGGCGATCGCGTGGCGATTGTCGTTTCGACTTACAACACCTCGATTACCGACAAGCTGCTGACCGGTTCGCTGCAAACGTTGGAAAGCCGCGGGTTCGCCCAGGCTGACATCGACGTGGCCAAGGTGCCGGGTGCCTGGGAAATTCCGCTTGCTGCCTCCGTGATGGCCAAAAGTGGGAAGTATGCCGCTGTCATTTGCCTGGGATGTGTGATCCGCGGCGAAACGACGCACGACGTCCACATCAACACCCAGGTCAGCCAGACACTGGGCAACCTGGCGATGCAGTGCCAAATCCCGGTTGCGTTTGGCGTGCTGACTTGCAATACCGTCGAACAGGCCATCAGCCGATCTGGGGGAGCCGTGGGCAATAAGGGAGTCGAAGCCGCGGAAGCTGCCCTGGAAATGATGGGACTTCTGCGAAATCTGCCGCAGTCGAAACCATGAACTGGCCACGCTCGCTATAATTCAACCAATCTGGCCGGCGAACCCCAACAAGTCGCATCGTGTGCCGGCAAGACGTATTCGAGACGAAGGCATTCTCTAGATTCCCATGGCAAGACGTAGTCGAGCTCGTGAAGTTGTTCTCCAAATCCTCTATCAAGAGGATCTCAATCCCGATGCGGATCCGCGTCTGGCCGATGAGTTCCTGCGTGCGCGTTTGAAGCATGACGAGAACCTGATTCAGTTCGGCCGTTACCTGCTGATCGGTACTCGCGAACACCGCAAGAAGATCGACATGCAGTTGGAACGCTTCGCCGACAACTGGAGCCTCCGCCGCATGGCCGCGACCGATCGTAACTTGTTGCGGCTGGGTGCGTTCGAGATCATCTATTCCGACACGCCGGCCCGCGTGGCCATCAACGAAGCGGTTGAACTGGCCAAACGCTTCGGTGGCAAACACAGTCCCCAGTTCGTCAACGGTCTGCTGGACCGGATTCTGAAAAGCATCCAAGCCGAAGGTGCCGATCCTGCCTAGCTGGCGGTGGCAGACAATCAGCCGAGATTCGGCTACATTGGCGTTGGACCAATGGTTACTTACGCCCCACCCAGGGGAAGAGGATTGATTCGTAGCGATGGGCATATTCGGATTCGGTAAGAAGAAAGAAGACGCGGAAACGAGCTCAGCGGAAGCCACTTCGGAAAAGGAAGCGGGCTTCTTTGGCCGGTTGGGGCAAGGTCTTGAGAAGACGCGCCGCCTGCTTAACACCGACATCCGCGACCTCTTCAAGGCGGAAGGCCGCCTGGTCGACGAAGAGTTGCTCGACGAGATCTTCGCGATTCTCATTCGCACCGATATGGGGGCCGGACCAGCCAACCAAATCAAAGACCGCATTGCCCGCGACTTCCGCGGCCGTGTTGTCCATACCGAAGACATCCTGAAGAACATTCAGGACGAACTGGCAGGCCTGATGCAGCAGGACAAAGAGCCCATCAAAATGGCGGCTCAAGGTCCGACGGTCATCCTGGTCGTGGGTGTGAATGGGGCTGGCAAAACGACTTCGATTGCCAAGCTGACGCGGTGGTTTATCGATCAAGGGAACTCCGTGGTGTTGGGGGCTGGCGATACGTTTCGGGCGGCGGCTTCCGAACAGCTTTCGATCTGGGCCGAACGGCTCGGCGCAACGATCATCCGCGGCGAAGCTGGCAGCGATCCGGCCAGCGTCGCGTTTCGCGCGGTCGACGAAGGGCTGAAGCTGAATGCCGACGTCGTCATCATCGATACGGCAGGTCGTCTGCAAACGCAGAAGAACCTGATGACCCAACTCGACAAAATGCGACGCGTGATCGGCAAGAAGATCGAAGATGCTCCGCACGAAGTACTGCTCGTGCTGGATGCCACCGCCGGTCAAAACGGCATCAGCCAGGCCAAAGGCTTCTCGGACGCGGCGCAGTGTACCGGCATCGTGCTGACCAAGCTCGACGGAACCGCCAAGGGGGGCGTCGTGGTGCCGATCCGCAAGGAATTCCAACTGCCGGTGAAGTTCATCGGCGTGGGGGAAAAGCCGGAAGACCTGACCCGCTTCGATCCCGAAGCATTCTGCAACGCTCTGTTCGCTACGAGCTAGCATCGTAGCGCTGTCCCTAATTTGACTGTGGTGCCGGTTCTGCGGGATTTTCGCTTAATTCCTGCCTGGGGACTCGCCGATGCTTATGGTGCGGCATGTCTCCGTGTCCGTGGGGAGTGTGGGTGATTGGCCACGACTTCCAGTGAACCACAACTGAGTATTAGGGGGATCATCGATGTTTCGACGCATCGTACTTGGTCTGATCATTGCCGCTTCAATGTCGGTTACTTTCTCCAGCGCCGAAGCTGGTGACCAGGCTTTCAGCCGCGTATGGGGCGGGACCTACGGTAGCTACGACTGGGAACGTTTCTATCACTATCCCTACGTCTACTATCCCCAAAACTTCCAGGGTGCCGAGTACTACCGCAGCCGCGAGAGCCTGTACTACCGCTACCCAACCGAAATGCGAATTCCGGTCTACAACGAGCAGTGGCAGAACCACTACCCCAACGGTCGCTTGTACCACTCGGGGCATCACTTCCTGTTGGATGTGTTCTAAAGCG encodes the following:
- the rho gene encoding transcription termination factor Rho, whose protein sequence is MHIAELQKMSMQELIEEARKENLEDVSGSRRQDLIFRILKERVKMSGLMYGEGTLEILPDGFGFLRSPDYHYLSCPDDIYVSPSQIRRFGLKTGNIVTGQIRPPKENERYFALLRVEAVNYQDPNVAAQKVFFDDLTPLHPDDRIRMETTPDEYSGRIIDLIVPIGFGQRGLIVSPPRAGKTIMMQNMAKAVLTNYPDAYCIMLLIDERPEEVTDMERQVKGPNCEVISSTFDEPPSRHVQVAEMVIEKAKRMVEFGTDVVIFLDSITRLARAWNSECPPSGKLLSGGLDANALQRPKRFLGSARKVEEGGSLTIIATALVDTGSRMDDVIFEEFKGTGNQEIVLDRRMVDRRIYPAIDINASGTRREEMLMDPEEYRRVCILRRVLNEMNPPDAMEFLLGHMSKNKTNAEFLMSMNVQ
- the ribH gene encoding 6,7-dimethyl-8-ribityllumazine synthase; translation: MPNIFSGTDYRPTGDRVAIVVSTYNTSITDKLLTGSLQTLESRGFAQADIDVAKVPGAWEIPLAASVMAKSGKYAAVICLGCVIRGETTHDVHINTQVSQTLGNLAMQCQIPVAFGVLTCNTVEQAISRSGGAVGNKGVEAAEAALEMMGLLRNLPQSKP
- the nusB gene encoding transcription antitermination factor NusB; this translates as MARRSRAREVVLQILYQEDLNPDADPRLADEFLRARLKHDENLIQFGRYLLIGTREHRKKIDMQLERFADNWSLRRMAATDRNLLRLGAFEIIYSDTPARVAINEAVELAKRFGGKHSPQFVNGLLDRILKSIQAEGADPA
- the ftsY gene encoding signal recognition particle-docking protein FtsY encodes the protein MGIFGFGKKKEDAETSSAEATSEKEAGFFGRLGQGLEKTRRLLNTDIRDLFKAEGRLVDEELLDEIFAILIRTDMGAGPANQIKDRIARDFRGRVVHTEDILKNIQDELAGLMQQDKEPIKMAAQGPTVILVVGVNGAGKTTSIAKLTRWFIDQGNSVVLGAGDTFRAAASEQLSIWAERLGATIIRGEAGSDPASVAFRAVDEGLKLNADVVIIDTAGRLQTQKNLMTQLDKMRRVIGKKIEDAPHEVLLVLDATAGQNGISQAKGFSDAAQCTGIVLTKLDGTAKGGVVVPIRKEFQLPVKFIGVGEKPEDLTRFDPEAFCNALFATS
- a CDS encoding calmodulin-binding protein, which codes for MFRRIVLGLIIAASMSVTFSSAEAGDQAFSRVWGGTYGSYDWERFYHYPYVYYPQNFQGAEYYRSRESLYYRYPTEMRIPVYNEQWQNHYPNGRLYHSGHHFLLDVF